The nucleotide sequence AGGCGAGCATGAGCGCCGAAGGTCAAGCCGCCAAGGAGGTCCTGGGCAGGGAGCTGCGCTCGCAGCAGCAGGCTGCGCCCGAAAACCCGCCGCGGAGGTCCCTGATTCAGAAAGTCCCGGACAGAGAGAGGCCAACCACCTGCGAGGACTGTCAGAGAACGTTCAGGACCTACCACCAGCTGGTCCTCCACTCCAGGGTCCACAAGCGAGAGCGGGGTGGCGGGGAAAGCCCCACGTCTGCTGTGGACGTGAAGCTGGCGAGGACGGGCTCATCGGAGCACGCAGACGACGGCTCCGAGGAGACGATGGAGGAGAACTCGGTACCAGGTAAATATGGCTTTGGATTCgtaaaagtcccacttcaaccatcttttggtcttttttcttaaagcattctttgtggtcttttaatatgAATATGCTGGATGTAggtcaaagaaaaataagtgaCGTTTTCTATGACAAAGTTTCTTCATGGCAACaataattcacctctgagttgtgggcaggactttAGGTTTGTAGTAACCCCgtctccacttcccatcacccatctgtttacactcctgCTAGCTCCaaagctaacattaccggtgcaaccaAAATAGCTAGCAATGTCTGAGCGATCCAGCCTCACAgacaccagctcagacgaggaaaacaaagacgttcatggatctatttgtggaTTTTCAGAATGGAGCGCAGCAGGGAGCCCATGACCCGCCCAGTGGATTTTCTGTATCACAAATATGAgctttttaaactgtattttatcgTCTGAACCTGATTCACCAAGACTTGAATataaaattctcagaaatgtcattttctgcTAAATTGCCcttatatgtatatgtgtatatatatatgtgtgtgtgtatatatatgtgtgtgtgtatatatatatatatatatatgtgtgtgtatatatatgtgtgtgtgtgtatatatatatatatatatatatatatacacacacatatatatatatatatatatatatatatatatatatatatatatatatatgtgtgtgtgtatatatgtgtgtgtgtgtatatatatatatatatatatatatatatatatatacacacacacatatatatatatatatatatatatatatatatatatatatatatgtgtgtgtgtatatatgtgtgtgtgtgtatatatatatatatatatatatatatatatatatatatatatatatatatatacacacacatatatatatatatatatatatatatatatatatatatatatatatatatatatatatatatatatatatatatatatgtgtgtgtatatatatgtgtgtgtgtgtatatatatatatatatatatatgtgtatatatatatatgtgtatatgtgtgtatatatatatatgtgtgtatatatatatgtgtgtatatatatatatatatatatatgtgtgtatatatatatatatatatatatgtgtgtatatatatgtgtatatatatatatatatatatatatatatatatatatatatatatatatatgtatgtgtgtatatatatatatatatatatgtgtgtgtgtgtgtatatatatatatatatatatatgtgtgtatatatatatatatgtgtgtatatatatgtgtgtatatatatgtgtgtatatatatatatatatatatatatatatatatatatatatatatatatatatgtatatatgtatatatatatatatgtatgtatatatatatatgtatatatatatatatatgtatgtatatatatatatgtatatatatatatatatatatatatatatatatatatatatatatatgtatatatgtatatatatatatatatatgtatatatgtatatatatatatgtatatatgtatatatatatatatatatatatatatatgtatatatgtatatatgtatatatatatatatatatatatatatatatatatgtatatatatatatatatatatatatatatatatatatatgtatatatatatatatatatatatatatatatatatatatatatatatatgtgtgtatatatatatgtatatatatatatatatatatatatatatatatatatatatatatatatatatatatatatatatgtgtgtatatatatatatatatatatatatatatatgtgtgtatatatatatatatgtcctccatcatcagaaaaatgccacaggaacatgttaaaaacaccaaaaacctgatttttgtaggagtgggtctttcaatgTGTCATTTTGTTGTCACTGAGAGCTCCCTCTGCTGGCAGGACCGACACTTACAGGTTGGTTTTTCCCCGTTTCTCTTTTCAAGGCGAAGATGGTTTTGATCGATCAAAAGTCCGATCCAAAGAATGCAGTTTCTGCGGCAAATCCTTCAGGTCCAGCTATTACCTGACTGTTCATCTGAGGACTCACACAGGTATGTTCCCGTTTGGCCCtccctttatttatttctggTACCTGACCTCACGCCGATGCCTTTTCAGGGGAGAAGCCTTACAAGTGCGCTTACTGTGACTACGCCGCGGCGCAGAAGACCTCCCTGAAGTACCACCTGGATCGGCGTCACAAAGACAAGCCTTATGTGGAGATCTTCAGCAAATCCGGGGCCTCGATTCCCTCTCCTGAAGACgggaaacaaggaagtgagccCGAAAGCGCCACTCCAAACGCCTCCAAGTTGTGGACTCCCGGAGCCACTTCATGGACAAACGAAGAACCAAAAGACAGGTTTGACAAACAGGCGAGTAATTGCAGTGAGCCACCAAACGCAGCGTCTGTCGGCTCCTCCCCTGACCGCTTGTCGACTGAGAGCTCCGGAGCTGCCAACCTGAAGGAGGAGGACGTGAAGGAGGAGGGTCCTGAGGCCCCCCTCAATCTGTCCTTGAAAGTGTCCGTCTCCATCTCTGCGGACGCCGAACCCAAACACGCTTTGATTCCAGCTTCCTGCTCGTTTTGTGCGTACAAAACCATGTATCCAGAAGTCCTGACGATGCACGTCAAGCTAACGCACAAAGACCGGTCCGAGGGCCCCCGGAGGCCCGGACCCGCGTGCAGTCTCAGGCAAAAGCGCCACACTGGCTGCCCCCCCGCGCTCGAAGGCAAAGATGTCGCCCCGCTCCCGATGACCGACAGGCAGCACCCGCGCCGGACCAAGTCCCCGCCCCCACAGCCCACAAGAGCGCCCCAGAAACCACCCCCTGCTCCTAAGCTGTCCCCGATCCACGCCCCGCAGCCGGAGCTCTTCCAGGAGCCCCATCGCCACCGACAGAACCCCGACCCGCACCACAGCCAGGAAACGTCCAGATTCACCGAGCTGGTGAGGCCCACCAACCCCGGCAGCAAGCATGCGGGGGACATGAGGGCCCCTCAGGACAGAGCAGCTGTTGGCGAGAGGAGCTACCCGGCGAGGCAGGGGGACATCTGGCACTCGGACGCCGCCCGGCTGTGTCTGTCCAGCCGCTTCGGGGGCTTCCCCCACATAGATTTAGGCGAACCTTCAGGGAAAAGGCTAAAGTTCTCTTCGGCGAGCCGGGAGGCCGACGGCGGGGAAAAGTCCGCTTTCAAAGGGATGCACGGAGACGCATCCAGCAGGCTGCTACTAAAAACCATATCCCAGGGCGCGGGCCCCGCCACTGCCGCCGAGGCTTTGGGGGCAATGAATACCACACCCGGGCCTTTAGGAGGGAGCCTGAACTCTGAGTGGAGCATGATGAGCCTCCTCCGCTCCTGCACGCCCGGAGATTTGGCCTCCCTCTATCACAGCACGCCGATGAACCCCAACCACGGAGGGCTGGGCCCCCCGAGACCCGGTACGTACCCCATTTACCCCCcgttttccttcagtttttcctagagttaacttaaaaaaattcctCCTCAGGGAGCAGGGCTGTGGTGTACCAACCGCTGCCCAGTCTGCCCGGCCTGCAGATGAGGGACCCCTCGGGCCCGTACCCTCATCAACGCTACAGAGCCACCGACAAAAGCTCCTGAAGACAAAACGGCCGAGGATAAAGGTCGCAAACAGACGTTCAGCAACACTTCCTTCCCCGATTTGATTCCACACGAACGAGCCTGTCTGGTCTTTTGTTAGCATCTTTCTAGGCTGCAAACTTTGCTGCTACAAACGATGGATTTTTGCTCAGAGCGTGTCTGTGCTTCCCTTATTTAATGTTTGAGGAGAAAAACAGTAGTGCTGTGtggacatttttgtctttttttgtttgttttttaagtgggaAACGTGCACATAATCACAGATGTTCCTGTCAGAagtgttgctggagcctctCTGAAGCGTTCAGAGGTCAACGACGTCTGTAAGATGTCactcagccccgccccctgaaaaaaaacatggcgtCTTTTTGATTTGCTCTTCCCAGAACCGCGGGTCTTCGGTTCGCTCGTTCAGACGTCCATCTACCTCACGTGTCGCTGGAAACACTCTGCGTCTTTGCGAAGCTTTTGCCCGGAAAAGGCCACGCCTCCATCTGCTGATCGCAGCTACTACTGACGCGATGGAGGCGCTTTGGTGCGCCGCGCTCGCCACCCGTTTACATTCCCGTCGGAGTTCCTTTTTATTTGTCGCGAGTTCAGCTGAGAGCGGAAGTTACCAAAAGTGTTTGGTTTTCAGGCGGCAGCCGCCCTTCTTTGCTTTCCGTCTTTTTCTTTCCGCCGCCGTCGGACACCAGAATCCACGAAACACTGTGAAGAACTGAACTCAGGGTCATTTGCGGAAACGCCGTCTCCGCCGCTTTAAACGGCCTGAGCTTCACCTTTTTCTTTGGGCAGAAACATTTCCTGTGAACTTTTGGAAAAGTGAAAATATAGTTTTGGAGATTTGTATGAAATATTTCaacaataaagcaaaaagttGAGCAAAAAGCTCTCTGCCTCTTTTTGTCCCAGAGTCGGAGTGAATGGTGTTTAGTGAAAGCGTAAACGGAGCCGTCCGGCAGGATAAACCTGCTAGGATGGATGAGGGAAATAATCCCTCTGGCTAGATCTCTGCAGGAACGTGtcctttaaaagaaatgcatttgaGGCTGAAAATCAACAGAATTCATTAGTTGTAGTTTATCTTTATGGATCAGTCATCCCTGATTAGGATAATCCAAGAAGAAAATTTACGCATTTAGGAAAAATCCAAATCCAGGAGAAAATATCAAGTCTTTAAATGATCTTACAGAATCTCAGCTCAGGATGTAGAAACGAAAAatgattttcagaataaatgtcGCTCATTTAGAAAGAATAATTGAATTTTAAGAACATCATTTGTGATCGAAAGATGGTTAAAAGaattaataatgataataaactttatttgtacagcacctttcaagataaaaatcacaaagtgtttcacagtaaaacacaaaaaataaaaaataattatgaaaaagttttaagctgctttttaaagaaaacactgagtctgcagatctgaggctgaggggaagggagttccagagcgATGGAGCCGCTGCTGCAAAGactctgtcacctttagtttttaaccgggttctcttaacaaccagcagacctggtcacatgacctcagggacctgctgggagaAATGTGGCTATTGAGCTGTGTATGTaaaaaccaggattttaaaatgcactccgAACCGTATGAAGACTTGGATGAAttggttaaaagccttgcagcagcgttctggacaacctggagtCGTTCTAGAGATTTTTTGCTTAAACGTGAAGatggagttacagtaatccagaaGAGAAGATATAAAAGCGTGgatgagcatctccatctcaCAACGAGacacaattggactcagttttgcaatgtttttaagataataaaaacaagaacgaaCAAGTGACCCGACACGAGAGTCAAGGGATAAAACGAGTCCAGACTCACCCCAAGGTTCCTGACACATTGTTCCTCCCAACGCCACattcaattttcaaaattttctttcaggaaaaaacaattattcaaTTATTTTACCAAACTAATAGAATTTTTAAAGTGTAATAGGAGAATGAAGATGAATAAAATAATGAGTGATTTGAAATTTCTTGAAGGAAAAAACAGTTTCAGGAAAAATGTCGCTTTATGAGAGAAACAATcgaaattaaaaaacataagattaaagatgcataaaatatattaatgtctttcatttaaagaaatatgagCAGTTTCCTATCttggaaaaaaattgaattaaatcaccttttctggaaaaagttattttttaatgtaagagGAGAGTAAAGACggataaataaattaaagttaatggcttgttttatttcaaaatatctgaggaaagttttcttttgagggaaaaaagatttccttccttccttttggCAAAATAATTGTATTTCAAAGGTATAAAAAGAGATGAAAGATAAAGGAATTAATAATAATGACactttgtattttcaaaatatttgattatttttaggaaaaaaacagtttgaataaatgttgctctttagaaaaatacttgaatttttaaaaatagacaatATTAAAGatgggtaaaaaaaatcattttaatatcattttttagaaaattttgaagttttcttttagaaaaatttcAGTCTTTTAGCTAAATATTAGAatgtttgaaatacagttaGATATTAAAGATAgataacaacattttttattaatgccTCATTGCATTTAAACAGTAtttagaattttctttgaggaaAAATATATTCTCATGCAGTGATGCAGGTtaaccagcagagggcagcagttgTCTACTGTAGACTGGCTTTCTCTGATTTTTTGTTTCAGCATCTTAATAAATTTCCTCACATTTTGGCCCAGAGAATGGAAATCAGAGCTGAACACTCCAAATGTAGACTGCAAAACTGATGTGGTAACTAAAGCACaacataaaataagaaaaacaatcacattggcatcattttaaaacaatctttctcaccaaaacacttaaaacaacTTATTTTGCTTTggatttcatttcaaaaatggCCACACCCTGTTCGATGATGTCACGCAGGTGTGGCACATCAACCTTTATTAACTATGTTAACACAGACCCATtattaacatgtaaaaaataaaaaccatttaaCAGACAGAGTGACTCTAAGCCGCGTGGCTGTCATATATCGCGTATCATTGagattttcattttctgtaatGACAACAGTTAACGATTATACATTGTTGCATTTAGGCgaagatcttttatttttctgcgcTGTAATCCAGGCTCAGACTTTTGTATAGGAGACAGAGCTGTCGGGAAATGCGACCGGCAGctgatctctttttttttcatttttttttaaatgaaacctaTAAACAATCTACAGGAGTAAATATATATCAATTTACTGAACTGTTACAATGTTGGTCTAGGAAGTGATGTAATGTTTGCGCATGTGCAGACAGATCAGGTAGCCGTTGCAGATTGGTTACTGTCACAGATTGGGTAGCCGTTGCAGATTGGTTAACGGTTACAGATTGGGTAACCGTTACAGATTGGTTGACGGTTACAGATTGGGTAGCCATTACAGATTGGTTAACGGTTACAGATTGGGTAACGGTTATAGATTGGGTAGCTGTTACAGATCGCGTAGCCGTTACAAATTAGTTAACGGTTACAAATTGGGTAACCGTTACGGATTGGGTAACGGTTACAGATTGGGTAGCCATTACAGATTGGTTAACGGTTACAGATTGGTTAATGGTTACAGATTGGTTAGCCGTTGCAGATTGGTTAACGGTTACAGATTGGTTAACGGTTACAGATTGGTTAACCGTTACAGATTGGGTAACGGTTACAGATTGGTTAACGGTTACGGATTGGGTAACTGTTACAGATTGGGTAACGGTTACAGATTGGTTAACGGTTACAGATTGGGTAGCCATTACAGATTGGTTAACGGTTACAGATTGGTTAATGGTTACAGATTGGTTAGCCGTTGCAGATTGGTTAACGGTTACAGATTGGTTAACGGTTACAGATTGGTTAACCGTTACAGATTGGGTAACGGTTACAGATTGGTTAACGGTTACGGATTGGGTAACCGTTACAGATTGGGTAACGGTTACAGATTGGTTAACGGTTACAGATTGGGTAGCCATTACAGATTGGTTAACGGTTACAGATTGGTTAATGGTTACAGATTGGTTGACGGTTACAGATCGGATAATTATTGTCATTACAGACAATGAAAATCTCAATGATATGTGATAGAATGACAGCCACACGGCTTGGAGTCTCTGTTTGATcaattgtattttaaatatatatatatataacaggAAAAGATGAGGGCGCAGtccaccttttttattttaaacatttttgttgttttgattatttaaagagGTTATTATTGTCATCAACATTTGAAGACAAACCCTGACCGTATACCGCTATGGCAGAAGTGACGTAATATTTGTGCAGACTTATCGGGTAACCGTTACAGATCGGAAAACCCTTACAGGtcagttaaaagttaaaaatcggGTAACTGTTACACATCGGGTAAAAGTTACAGATCGGGTAACCGTTACAGATTGAGAAACGACAAGTATCTGTGTTCAAGCCTTGTGACACATGTTTGGAAAACCCTTGAGCGCAGAGCATGATGGTCCACTTCCTGTGTTTGCTCACAAAGAGAAGACTGACAAAACTCATCACGGCTGCTTCCTCCTCCAACAGAAAATTACCAGGGACAATCTTCAGCGCACTGAGCAGCACTCTAAACTTtctccctcctccttctcctcctcttttgAGTGGAGACCACATCTGTTTGCTGTCTGTTCCCCTGGGCCAGCACTGTGTAATCTATTGCATTAGCTCACATTAGTGCATATCGCCCATGGGCCTTGGTAATCACAAACGCAAAATGAGCATTTCACTTAGCATCACCCTCATGTTGCCTCACACGGTGGAGGAACTCGGTGCTGCAGAGTCCACATCCATCCTGGAGTCGCAGGGGCGGGAACAGGAAGTGAcccttctcttctcttctctttcaTCGTAAAAGTTTGCCTTTATTAGTAGGGGGTGGAGGAAACAGTTTCTAGACCCTGGATGAGGctgtggtttattaaaaaaaagattctttggTCACTCTGGATGGTACAGCGATGGTGACTGAGGATCCAGGAGGCCTTTGTGACTCCCTTCCTCAGCAGCAACTCTGAAACGCTGCAGCTCCACTACGTCCTGGCCGCCACCCTGAAAGTGGCCTTCTctgttgttttcctcatcttcatcgCTCGTAATCGTCGCCTCGAGATTCCCCCCCTCCAACTTGCATGAATTAGCAATTGGGCCAAGCCTGGGCAGATTACACTCAATTGTTGAATCTCCTGTCAAAATTGTGAGCCTGAAAGTCTGGACTGActgctcatcatcatcatcgccccattcctctgaggaagaggagtaATGTAATGGttcccacaaaaaaaataaaataaaaaaaaaacaagccctTGGCCTGAGGAAAGGGATTTGGGTGTCTGGAGACAACGGGGGCCATATGGAGCAGGCTGAGATAGCAAGGCACATGTACAGAATAATGGATGATGTGTCATGTTTCATGTTGCAGGGAAGCCATCAAGAGACTTCGGTCGGGGAAATCAAAAGGCTCAAACGCAGCAAAAGCGACTGTTGGACCATTTAGCactttttgattattttcaatGCTGGGAGAGAGCATGTAGCTCTGaagatttgatttctttttcccCAGCACCTGCAGTCTGTGGGGGTTATTTATGATAGGGCAGCAGGGAGGAGTCTATAGCTTAATCAtgaacctgtttaaaaaaacacacacacacagagaaaaatcCAAAGGCAAAACAGATACATGCAAAGACTATTTAGAGATTAGTTTACAGTGTTTCTCATCTCACCCCTGAATGTAGGTGTGTATGGACTGAAAGTTCATGCATCGGCACGAGGAATAGAAAATACCTGCAAAATGTCATCATGGAAGCTGAAGGTAGAGTGCTGCAGCACCCCCTAGTGGCCCACATATGCACCAGCAGGAAAGTTCTTTTTTGTTACAAAGAAACTGTGAAGGAGGGGTGATAATCCACATAAGTGATCCCTTATTATGTgttgaattaaattattacatGTAAAAGATAcaataaaaatggtttaatttttatattttatacagTTAATGGAtcatttttgtcattcttttgaCACATAAAAGTTGGGCTTTTGTTTAGCaatttaaccccttgatgccttaatttatttcca is from Oryzias latipes chromosome 7, ASM223467v1 and encodes:
- the znf217 gene encoding zinc finger protein 217; its protein translation is MPTHSLLPYVDGPDGLIGSSARIPGLGSAGTPLGSGVEKSEGSLQLSCMFCEQTFTQQDELGPHVLTQHPTTFFEPAVLRVEAEFRIPGERARSKVEEEEELHRCIVCDHAAQDASELEAHMRKHKDYFTYCCNVCGRRFREPWFLKNHMKMHVKPGPKSKALQELDAPATVNGVTQEAAPEPAVTVYKMCMVCGFFFPDHDSLAEHSKVHNRELDPAKDEWSLERAAKSSPNQEEFLSGLNLQPASAASKNARSSKWIAQLDPFNTYQAWQLATKGKIAVGPNNTKDIGQEVSTDNEDCGSDKEEASMSAEGQAAKEVLGRELRSQQQAAPENPPRRSLIQKVPDRERPTTCEDCQRTFRTYHQLVLHSRVHKRERGGGESPTSAVDVKLARTGSSEHADDGSEETMEENSVPGEDGFDRSKVRSKECSFCGKSFRSSYYLTVHLRTHTGEKPYKCAYCDYAAAQKTSLKYHLDRRHKDKPYVEIFSKSGASIPSPEDGKQGSEPESATPNASKLWTPGATSWTNEEPKDRFDKQASNCSEPPNAASVGSSPDRLSTESSGAANLKEEDVKEEGPEAPLNLSLKVSVSISADAEPKHALIPASCSFCAYKTMYPEVLTMHVKLTHKDRSEGPRRPGPACSLRQKRHTGCPPALEGKDVAPLPMTDRQHPRRTKSPPPQPTRAPQKPPPAPKLSPIHAPQPELFQEPHRHRQNPDPHHSQETSRFTELVRPTNPGSKHAGDMRAPQDRAAVGERSYPARQGDIWHSDAARLCLSSRFGGFPHIDLGEPSGKRLKFSSASREADGGEKSAFKGMHGDASSRLLLKTISQGAGPATAAEALGAMNTTPGPLGGSLNSEWSMMSLLRSCTPGDLASLYHSTPMNPNHGGLGPPRPGSRAVVYQPLPSLPGLQMRDPSGPYPHQRYRATDKSS